The DNA region ATTTTCTACACAATGTAATTAAGCTGCTTGACAATAATAATTTAATATATATAGAAGTTCCAAATATTAATGAAATTTTTAAGCATAAAAGATTTTATGAAATTTTTAATGATCATTGTGGGTATTATCAAAAAAATACTTTAATTAATATTATGCAATCTTTAGGTTGTCATTTTATAGATGAAATCACTCTTTTTAGAGAACAACACATGGGATTATTTTTTCAAAAAAAATCTAATAATCAAATACATAAAAAATTAAGTTTTAAAATTTTTAATCAAAATATCTCAATCTTTTTTCAAAAAAATATAAAAAAATTAAATGATTTCTTAAAAGATTATGAAAATATCGCAATCTACGGATCTGGAGCTCATGGCAACAGCATTGTAACCTTTTTAAAAAATCCTGAAAAAATTAAAAAATGTTTTGATCTTGATACAAGAAAACAAGGGATGTATTTACAAAATTCTTCAATTCCCATTCAAGAACCAAATATAAAAAATTTTCAAAATATTGAAATTATTGTAATAGCAGCACCACTTTATGAAGAAGAAATTATATATTCTTTAAGAAATAAAGGATATATAAATCATATTATTGCTACAGAAAAAGAAATAAAACTATTATAAATTATACCTTCAAGATTATAAACTTTTTATAATCCTCAGGTATTCCAATATCTATAAAATAATCTTTGAAAATTTCAGCTCTAGCATTTAAATTTTTATAATTATTTTGTAAAAATGTTTCAAAAGAAAATTTATCTTCTAAGATGAAATCTTCAAAAATAGTTTTAGATATAAGATAAATTCCCCCATTTATCAAACCTTGCTTTAAAAATTCCTTTTCTTTAAAAGATTTAATAAATTGTCGATCATCAAGTTCTACTGCACCATATCTATCAAAATCTTGCATATACTTTAAAGCAAAACAAATTCTACTTTGATTTAACTTTAATTTAGATAAATCAATATCAAAAAAGGTATCCCCATTTAAAACATAAGTCTTATCTTTTATAAAATTTAAAGCTTGTTTTATAGCCCCACCTGTTCCTAAAGGCTCTTTTTCTATACTGTATTTTATTTTTATACCTAAAAATTCATCTT from Campylobacter hepaticus includes:
- a CDS encoding nucleotidyltransferase family protein produces the protein MQAIILCGGLGMRLKSVISGIPKPMAPVNGKPFLEFIFKYLKKQDIKEIILAVSYKYEIIQEYFKDEFLGIKIKYSIEKEPLGTGGAIKQALNFIKDKTYVLNGDTFFDIDLSKLKLNQSRICFALKYMQDFDRYGAVELDDRQFIKSFKEKEFLKQGLINGGIYLISKTIFEDFILEDKFSFETFLQNNYKNLNARAEIFKDYFIDIGIPEDYKKFIILKV
- a CDS encoding class I SAM-dependent methyltransferase; translation: MSNTIKIIKNKCLKYIDKNTVCLEIAPGSGDMVNALVNDVNFIYTIDPSLISLEIDHVKNITHIQGFFDINILKNKLQHKINFIIFRHLLEHINTPLDFLHNVIKLLDNNNLIYIEVPNINEIFKHKRFYEIFNDHCGYYQKNTLINIMQSLGCHFIDEITLFREQHMGLFFQKKSNNQIHKKLSFKIFNQNISIFFQKNIKKLNDFLKDYENIAIYGSGAHGNSIVTFLKNPEKIKKCFDLDTRKQGMYLQNSSIPIQEPNIKNFQNIEIIVIAAPLYEEEIIYSLRNKGYINHIIATEKEIKLL